The Salmo salar chromosome ssa19, Ssal_v3.1, whole genome shotgun sequence DNA window TAGTAGGTATTTTAACATTTAATGGTTGACATTATGTCTGTCTAATCCTACCTCTATGTGGCATCATATCCCTAATAATCTGTTTAATAAACTTGGTGGACTTGAATTCCTAATGAAATTTGTTAGACAACACTGGAGAGTTTCTGTCGTTTGATGAGTTCATTGGTAAATTTCAAGTTAATATTGACCATATATTGAATATTCATATATTCTATATGAAGGTTTGCAAAGCAATTCCACTTCCTTTACTTGGACTTATTTAAGAACACTTTGTTATATTATGAGGTTGTTCCCACTTTTCCAAGTTTACCAATTCATTACTTTTGTATAAAAATTTCAACAATAAGTGGGTAGGATTGACAGTTAATTAAGTCATATTTTGCTATGGAAGTGATCAACCCATACTATGGTCAAAAGCGACTACCTTTTATTTTAATTGTCCAGTTATCCCAAAAGTtaaagaaacattttttttatattttcttccATTTACCCTGTTAATGATTTCTTGCACAAAAGGTTCAATTTTGACACAACTGCTTGTGTTTTTGCTCATTCAGAATCTATagagcatttatttatttttaatgtcGCCATTCTAGTAAACTATGGATTGAAATTCAGCATTGTATAAAATCTCCTAAATTTCCTATGTTTACCTTTCGATGATGTTAAATGGCATTATGCTTATCCTTGTAATTCTGATCATAACTATTTATTAACATTGCTATTCTCCAAATATTATATCCACTAATGTAAATGGGTGGGAAAATAccttattttgtttatttttttaattgaactGTTACAATTTTATAAAACCCTCAAACTTGTGAAACTTAAAAAGTTggaattattagaagtcatgtctGAATGTCTGTTAATGTCTCATTGCCTTGTCCTGAATTATTCGTATTATTTTTTGGAGGGTGGGAGTTCTGGGGGGGGGTCGCCTGGTGTCTTGTACATTTATTTTTTCATTGTATACACAGGAATCTCACTGTATTCATGTGTAATATTGGTATTATTGTTgcaataaaaaatacattatttcatATTTTTCTATAACAcgtttttatttactctgtggtAGTTTTATTTAGAGGCCAGAAACAGAGAAATCTGCCgatttttcttaacttcttaaagcattgttggttaagagcttgtaagtaaacatttcactgtaaggtgaaacacctgttgtattcggcgcatgtgacaaataaaatgtgatttgatttgattggtacTTAGCACAGtaggaggccgttccttctcttgctagAACAAAATACATACATGCTGCGTACAGTCCTGGTACCGACAAACCCGCTATAATCCATCCCCTTTTCATCAGAATTGTTCCAACTAAAACAATAAAGCTGCATCATAAATATTTTTTCCAGTGCAAGTCTTTATATCTAGCTAAGAAGTGTTGTGCTTGAAGAAGGATTTTTTTGTTAGGTTGGATAATGTGCACTAGCTCATTAGTTAGAAAGCTGACGTTAGCTTGCTAACTGAGCAAGGCCGTCACACACACTTATGAAACGAGTGGGGTGGTAAATGCAACACAATGCACAACACTAAATGCACAACACTAAAGATGAAGACCATTTAATTCACTCTCCACTATTCTATACTGCCAGTGTGCTTGCTAGTTAATGTTAACATCGCCATTTGCCAGTAGGACAAATTACTCTCTGCAGCTTACATGCAGCTGCTTCATTCAAAAACGAGTCAATTGTGATTTAATTATGTTGCTAGCTACTTAACTAACACTAGCAACAACATTAGTGCAGCTCGCTAGCTATCTACAGCAGGCGCAAGGCAAACAAGATACTACCTACCACCTTATGGTCTGGAATATTTTGACTATTGGCTCAGTGGTGGATATTTTCTATGTGAACAACAAAGTTAACTGGCAACACTGGGAAGAGGTGCTAAGTACCTTTCAGCAGTCAGTATCCTTGGTGTGTCTGAGCCCTTGTTATTAGTTTGAATTACAAAATTCAAGAGTACAACAGAAAGCTCAGCCATACAAAGTTTTCGCTCTAGCCATCTGTGCTTTAGTGAATATCACACAGAACTGTACAGCTGCTGTTATTCTGATATCCTGAATTGCTACAGAACAGGTATTGTTTcacttttaaaatatattttctttatcCTCATCATTCTAACTTTGTATATTTATAAAGTCCCATTTGTGATTAGAAACCTGGGATTCTCCTCTGGAATGGCTTCTAAAATGTACTTTCACATTAATGTAGTGTAGGTAGGCTTATGTGATTGTAGCCTACGTATTGTTTACATTAACACTAACTTTGAGACTTGAGTTGTTACACATTCTTTATTTCAGCACAAGAaaatcaaaacaacagaaatcagCAGTAAAAAACATGTAGAAAAGGGATGAAGAGTGGTGCATCGAGGGTGTGGGGTTTTTTGTTTCACAGTCTTCTCCCAGGAGAAGAGTTTGGATGTGAAATGGAGAGACAAAGGAGAGGTGGAACCGTGGAAGAGGATTCGACGAgggatgaaggaggaggaggggggatcaGTGAAGAAACACTTTATGCCTCGGTACATTCACCTTCAATACAGAGGGAGAAAAGAGTGAGCAGATTATTTCTACTGAAGCACACGCGATTGTCGTAATATTGTATATACAGTAAGTATATCTGTGTGATCTTGCATGTATGCGTGTGTAATGTCATACCATTCTTGGGCAGGAAAGCGATGTTGTCAGAGATGATTCCTGTATCCAGAGAGAACTGCATGAACTTCTGCCGCAGCGCTGTGCTCACCTCTGGAGTGCGACCTGCAACCACACCAAGTTAACACCAACAGGTTAACACAATCAAtcatatttataaagccctttttacatgagCCAatgtcaaagtgctatacagaaacctagcataaaaccccaaacagcaagcaatgcagatgtagaagcacaacaTCACCAAGTAAACACATGACCAGTCTAAAAAAAACGCAGACCAAAGAACTGtgattaattacacacacacacacacacacaaaacatgaacatCTTTAAAAGCTTCAATTAATTTCAGAAatgtagacagacagacttaCTGTAGAGCTTGTTGAGCACCTCAGGTACTCCGTCTTTGGTCTTGATGGTGTGGATCAAAGCAAAGTCATCATACTGGACAGCCACCACACGCATGTCATTTTCATTGTTCCAAcctgagagggagaaggggagagaagttAGGGAGGTGGACttatgttgactgtgtgtgtgcgtgcacatacTCACGCTGGCTGGTGAAGGTGAAGCGGCCTGGGATGTCAGTCTTCTTGGCCAGATGTGTCATCCTCCAGCAAGTACCATCAGcgctgagagagaaagagcagagtcAATGTGACACAAGTTctatggacacaaacacacaccgacGCACACAATGtgctctctcacacactgacTTCAGGTTGGTGTAGGTGAGGTCTAGGTCTCCTCTGGCGGTGGGCAGCATCACAGAAGTGCCCATCTTCATGTCAGCCTTATGGCTCACAAACCATTGGGCGTTGGTGGCAAAGCCCACAATCCACCACCTACCAGCCATCTGGGGAGCGTGAGAACGATATAGTTAGAAACAGAATAAGAACGACGTATCATTCATTCTCACAATTCAAATTGATTCCATAGTCATTGCAGATTACACTGTGTCCTCTGCTCGACTCTGACCCCATTAAACCTCAGAATCTCTTGTATACCTTTCCTCTCAGCTTTTTGCCTGTGCTTTCTCTATCTCATTtgttctctcagtgtgtttctttctgttgacctctctctctctcttaccttctcCAGGTTGAAGTCTTTCTGGGGCATGACATCGACGCAGGCGACCAGCGCAGCGCACAGCAGAACTCCCATCATCCTCAGCATCATGGTTACAGATCGGTGTGTGCGACTGCTCAACTCTCCAGGGTGTGTGAGGAGAGTGAATGTCCTTATATCCTCCAGCTTGTACcacccctcctctactcctcccctctcctaACCCCTTGGCTCCAGTAGTTAGTCccacccctctccatcccacAAAGATATGTAAATGTCACTCTTACACAACTGCacatggaggagggggggggtctacACTGTAAGCAGAATGatttatccctctcctctcctcctctcacaatGATAGGACTATTTATTCAGACAACTCTTATTCCTGATCACTACAACTTCCGCCATGAAATGCATATGTCAGCATAAAGACACACGAGTatgtacacacatgcacaaataTGCAtgcactgacacagacacagtgtCCTCAGAGTGAGCCGGTAAAGCAGTCCTCATGACCGCGAGGGCTGCATGCTTGTGAGTTGTAAAACTAGTAAGTAAATGTAACAGTTTGCAGGACAGAGCATGACTTTAGACCTCTGTGAACCCATGTTGGGGTTTGGGGTGAATTCCTCCTAAAGTATGCATACTGTTGAGGTCTGAAAGATAACTTTGAGGGATACATAATGGCCCTGAACTCTCTTTGTTCTGAAGGAGGCAGGCAGAGTCTTGTAGGCAGGGAGTTggttacataatacacacacgtgcacacagccTCTCTCTGGGATGTTTAGGATGGGGGCTAGGAGTTTGCAGACCCCCGTTTTGTAACTAAACCCCCTGGCCCCTCTAGGCTACATCTGGGACTCATTATCATGCGAGAGAACCCACTAAGTAGGCCTATCCAGAGAGGAGATTCAGTAGTGAGTACAAAAAACACGCACACATAAGCAATTCAATCATTTTAATATGCCATGTATTGCTGAGCAGTCAGAATACAGGCTCTTGAAATCTTCCTCAACATATTGGCACGCAGTCTGGGAAGGAGAGATGAAACAAGCTCAGACATAAACTCAAACTATACGAAGTAAATTAAGTTTGACAAAAATAAACATGCCCATTTATTTATGCAAATCTGTTTCTATACTATAGATTTGCAGACGCGTTTTCAAAATGAGGTAAGAGTTAGGTAAACTTGTTAACGCAATTTATCTAACTGACCGTTGTGCAAGTACATCCACACATGCCCTGCGAAGGAGTAAACGTGATGTTTTTTTTCAAAGTTAAAGGGGGTTGGATGCCATTCCACCAATCTGAATCTGTCGAATCCCAAATCCCCCCTTCCCTTTGCCTCTCTCCATTTGCTCCGAGCCTACCAAAGATGAGGGAGTGAAAATCATAGAGGGTGTATGGGCTAATTAGGCTTCAGCCTTCAGAGCAAAGTGCTGTCCCGACATGCACTGTAAACGcctgtttggagtttgccaatttaaaggcccagtgcagtcaaaaacgtgattacctgtgtttttcatatacaatatattttgatttgtttaacacgtttttggttactacatgattccatatgtgttatttcatagttttgatgtcttcactattattctacaatgtagaaaatagtaaaaataaagaaaaacccttgaatgagtagatgtgtccaaacctttggctggtactgtatatttccacactatgttgtaataatactgtgaaattgtgataatgcccttttagtacAAGAGCAGTTTGAAAAGAcggcctgaaatttcagccagtTTTGGTAGAATAGAGTTTTGGCctgcatggtgacatcaccattatTTAATAGACCAAGAAAGAAagaacctctgccaataacagctagttttcagttctcccctgcccactcagaccactcccagacagtcctagcaaaagtcttgcttgagaaattgcactTAGCTAAGaatatatttttgtttgttttcaattaaaatggtacaaaaataatcacagtaaggtacttaatttttACCAGtcaattatttgatattgagataaaaacggctgcattggacctttaatacaAAAGAATGGCGCTGCACGCCTAATTATATGCCACGTGTATTTGTTTATGTCTGATTTCGAGACTTGACGCATGTACATGCAATAACTcctaaataaaatatttttctttACATCTTGTAAAACGACTGGTTGGATTTGTTCATTTAATTTCATgcttgttttattatttaaaCATCATTACATCATTCAAGTCATAAGTATCTTCCGAAGATGATTGGTTTATTGATCACTTTGCCACTCTCTGGAAGTCACACGGAGTTTTATCACCAACGCGTGACAACGGAGGGCCCTCCGAGCTTGTTGGTAGGGGCTAGGGGGTGGTTTAGGATTCTCGTttcatttaaaacatttatttaactaggcaagtcagttaagaacaaattattatttacaatgacggcctaacccggccaaaccctaacccaacgacactgggtcaattgtgcgcagccctatgggactcccaatcacagtcggttgtgatacagcctggaatcgaatcagggtctgtagtgacgcctctagcactgagatggagTGCCTTAGAATGCTGCGCCCCTCGGGAGCCCAAAAGAAAGAGAAGTCACCTCATCCAGCTGGTTCTTGTCCTTCTACAACAGATGATTCTGAAGCGTCTACATTTATATTGATGTAGTCTATATTTGGACAATTCCTTTATTTTGCCATTTTAGGTCCACGATGCCCCACATCAATGGTTTAACAAATGTTTGAAATGGTATACTCACTGATCACATGGTCCTTATCCACAGACTCGCAGTGACCTGTACAGTTTGGAAACAATTTCCTTTTAAGTATGTATGCAGACTGTGGTAGAGATGTAGTTatggcaggctgtgtgtgtgagttatgATAGAGAAGTTCCTACTGTAGTTGGGGAAGGCAAACACATAGGCCAATCCCAGACCCTTTTTCTCAGCCAGGTCCTCAAACTTATCCAAGATGGCTTCTGAAAGGGTATCCTTGGATCTGCCTGTAGAGAAAACACAACAGCCTCCTTGAAACATTCTCAGTGACTTCAACATTAATGTTTCTGTAATGGTTTACTGAATGTGGTTTGGTGAACCATATCTCCCAGAagtaatgcctaggctttagctctgCTAGCTAACAGAGTCTTGTCGTGCTCAGAAGACCTGGCTTCAAACCGATATATTGTCCCATACTGTTGGCTTGCAGCATGTTGTTAGTACAGGGTATCAATCAGGTTGGCAGCATACAAGCCGCAGACTGACCGTAGAGCTTCATGGTGAGCTGTCCCTGTTTCTGGTAGTAAAACACAGCGTAGGAGCTATAGTCTGACTCTCCAATCACTATATCAGTGTTCAGCAACGGTCTACTACCTACATGGAAAACAATAATAGTTAAcaataataatacagtaatatcaATAACTTTGACACAAGATCAAATTTGCACCTCATTCCAAACTAATGAAATTTGAATATGAACATGAATTCTCCTCCGGTGTTCCTTTGAAACACACATAGTAAATATATCACAGTGATTATTCCCAGACTATAACGTGTGATTTGCATACTTTGAATGAAAAGCCAATCAGTTTAGAGCAGTGGAATGTTGGGGACACGGGGTTCCAGCTGCAATTTTAAAGAGACAAAGCAGTGCTCTCAGAGATATAGCTGGAGGAGACTGCCGGGTGGAGGAGGAGACGGCCGGGTGGAGGAGGAGACGGCCGGGTGGAGGAGGAGACGGCCGGGTGGAGGAGGAGACGGccgggtggaggaggagaaggccgGGTGGAGGAGGAGACGGCCGGGTGGAGAAGGGTGTCTATAGCCAGTTAACAGGGCTGTAAGGCATGTCTCTGTGCGTGACAGGACTCTTACCATTGAGTACAAGGCGTCCTGGGGTGGGGGTGATGGTGTACGCCTGCAGGATCTCCCAACACTGGTGGTTACTGTGGAGGGAGAggacaaaaaaagaaaaagttAGACAGATCAGCGGAGTTATTTATTCAGGTAGCTTTAACATTGCATAAgactgtttgtgtgcgtgtgtgtttgtgggtatgtgtgtgtgtgggtgtggggggggggttgcacgtgtgtgcatgtctgtgtgcatgCAAGCATGCGTGAGAGAACTTGCAACCATTTTGCAACTTGCACAACCAACTATTTCCTCTGGTTCAGCCAGATTAATTATATAACCAGTCAAAACAGGCAAACATGTTCAGTTCCCCAGTACAGGATCAATGTCTATAGAGCCAAGACTGTCTTTTTCAGGTAAGAAGTGTTGTGGAGTGGTGTAGTTTACTGTGTTTACTGACACTTTGAGTAAGGTTGACTTGacataagagacagagagaaaaggagagagagaaagctgagAGAGAATGTgaagagatagaggtagatagcgagagagagtgcTCTCTGGTGGTAGACTTGGGTACTCTCTGAAAGAAAGGACTTGGAGCAAAAGGAAGGAAGAGCTTTAAagagggtgcagagagagagagagaaacaaagaaagaaagaggtctggaaaaagagagaaatggaaagagagtgagagagcgagcgacagaagcagaattctgcaaaaatatactttGTATATTTCaagcagagcagaatgaggactatACCGGCTAGTTATCAAAATCCAGGAAATagttgttaaattctacaaccacctaaaaggaagcgatgcaTACACACTCAGGCTCTGTTCACAaatacaaacagaccccacagagccccaggacagcaacacaattagaccaaaccaaataatgagaaagcaaaaagcTAACAATGacactggaaagaatcaacaaaaaaacagagcaaactggaacGCTATCTGGCCCTTAACAGAGAGTACATAGTGGCAGAATATCTGACCACCGTGACACCCAAAACAAAgaaaatccttgactatgtacagactcagtgagcatagccttgttattgagaGAGGTCACcacaggcagacctggctctcaacagaagacaggatatgtgaccactgtccacaaaatgagTTGCAAACTGAGCTGctcttcctaacctcctgacaaatgttTGACCACATTAGAGAAACACATTTTccacagatcacacagacccacaaagaatttgaaaacaaatcaaatattgataaactcccatagcTGTTAGGCAAAATATTGCAATGTGCAATCACTGTAGCTTGATTTGTGGcccgttgccatgagaaaagggcaaccagtggagaacaaacaacattgtaaatacaacctatatttatctgtCTATTTATCTTCCCCCACTATTCGTACTAGAACTACTTTCACATTGCTAAAACAATTTACATAGCTGATAATATAACACTTGAAATAACACTGAGTGTAACTCACAGACGTGTGGTAGTgctaacagagagaggagtgtaacTCACAGACGTGTGGTAGTGCTAACAGAGAGAGCAGTGTAACTCACAGACGTGTGGTAGTGCTAACAGAGAGAGCAGTGTAACTCACAGACGTGTGGTAGTgctaacagagagaggagtgtaacTCAGAGACGTGTGGTAGTgctaacagagagaggagtgtaacTCACAGACGTGTGGTAGTGCTAACAGAGAGAGCAGTGTAACTCACAGACGTGTGGTAGTGCTAACAGAGAGAGCAGTGTAACTCACAGACGTGTGGTAGTGCTAACAGAGAGAGCAGTGTAACTCACGGACGTGTGGTAGTGCTAACAGAGAGAGCAGTGTAACTCACAGACGTGTGGTAGTgctaacagagagaggagtgtaacTCACGGACGTGTGGTAGTGCTAACAGAGAGAGCAGTGTAACTCACAGACGTGTGGTAGTgctaacagagagaggagtgtaacTCACGGACGTGTGGTAGTgctaacagagagaggagtgtaacTCACAGACGTGTGGTAGTGCTAACAGAGAAAGGAGTGTAACTCACGGACGTGTGGTAGTgctaacagagagaggagtgtaacTCACAGACGTGTGGTAGTgctaacagagagaggagtgtaacTCACAGACGTGTGGTAGTgctaacagagagaggagtgtaacTCACAGACGTGTGGTAGTGCTAACAGAGAAAGCAGTGTAACTCACAGACGTGTGGTAGTgctaacagagagaggagtgtaacTCACAGACGTGTGGTAGTgctaacagagagaggagtgtaacTCACAGACGTGTGGTAGTgctaacagagagaggagtgtaacTCACAGACGTGTGGTAGTgctaacagagagaggagtgtaacTCACAGACGTGTGGTAGTgctaacagagagaggagtgtaacTCACAGACGTGTGGTAGTgctaacagagagaggagtgtaacTCACAGACGTGTGGTAGTGCTAACAGAGAGAGCAGTGTAACTCACAGACGTGTGGTAGTGCTAACAGAGAGAGCAGTGTAACTCACAGACGTGTGGTAGTGCTAACAGAGAGAGCAGTGTAACTCACAGACGTGTGGTAGTGCTAACAGAGAGAGCAGTGTAACTCACAGACGTGTGGTAGTgctaacagagagaggagtgtaacTCACAGACGTGTGGTAGTgctaacagagagaggagtgtaacTCACAGACGTGTGGTAGTGCTAACAGAGAGAGCAGTGTAACTCACAGACGTGTGGTAGTGCTAACAGAGAGAGCAGTGTAACTCACAGACGTGTGGTAGTGCTAGCAGAGAGAGGAGTGTAACTCACAGACGTGTGGTAGTGCTAACAGAGAGAGCAGTGTAACTCACAGACGTGTGGTAGTgctaacagagagaggagtgtaacTCACAGACGTGTGGTAGTGCTAACAGAGAGAGCGGTGTCTGGGAAGGAGGGGGGCGTCAGGGTCATCACAGTAGCCTCCACCTTCAGACCGTTCTTCATCAGGAAGTTACACTTAGACGCTGCGTTGACCAGGTACCACGGCCCTCccatctacaacacacacacacacacacacacacacacacacacacacacacacacacacacacacacacacacacacacacacacacacacacacacacacacacacacacacacacacacacgatacagcAGGGTTTCAACATTGACAACGTCAAGGCACGTCCGCCACTGGCTGTGTTTGTGCTGTAGTTGTGAGATCatgtttgcacacacacacaaacacacacacatacaaacacactctTGTACCTACCTGTTGTATGTCAATGTTCTGAGCTGGGAGGGTTTCGTCAATGGGGTTCACCTTGGGCTTCTTGGGGAGTCTCCTCTGGGGTCGTGGTCGGCTCTTTGCTCCCCCAATCGCCTCCGCCAACCcccatagacacacatacaccaccATTAGCATGGTAACACACTGCCACACCCTGGTCATCTTAGCACTGTCCCCAAAACACTCCCAACACCGCTCTCTGCTTCTTCCTTCTGCTGTGTCTGTCCCACAAGGTGGTTATCACGATGCTAGTGTAATCTGATTGGTTCTGCCTGGATCCTTGCTAAATGATTATGTCTAGTGTAATACCAGAACTGAGGAAAAAAATGACCCACTCCTCCCTCGATTTATCTTTCCCTCTGTCTTGTGTCCGACCTTCACTTTCTCTGTGCTGCCTCTTTCTGGACAAatgttgacacacacacgcacacacacagagggggtgATGACCTCTTGTTGTGTTTATCATTAACAGCCCTTTACTGGCAGTGGGCTGGACTTACCAGTCAGTGCAGTGTATGCTTCTGACAGAGAGGGGGCGATGTTGATATCATTGTTgtaactacagtgcattcaggtATTAAGACTCCTTGacctattctaaaatggatgaaaaaaaaatattctcatcaatctacacacaataccccataatgacgatgcaaaaacaatttcgtataaatttttgcaaatatatttaaaagaaaactcaaatatcacatttacataagtattcagaccctttactcagtactttgttgaagtacctttggctctcgagtcttcttgggcatgacgttacaagcttggcacacctgtatttggggcgtttctcccattcttctctgaagatcctcgcaagctctgtcaggttggatggggagcatcgctgcatagctattttcaagtctctccagagatgtttgatcgggttcaagtccgggctctggctgggccactcaaggacattaagagacttgtcccgaagccactcctgtgttgtcttggcagtgtgcttagggccgttgtcctgttggaaggtgaaccatctaGTGATAATTTCATtactgagagagacttggacAATTATTCAAACAATcatcgattaattattgcaataatgaaaccgTCGACCGCAAAAGTTGTGAAGCTAGGAGCTTCCCTAATAATGAAACACAGATCTTATATAGGACACGAAGAATGCTTAGTTCATCCCTCTGAAGCAGATCAAAGAGCATCATAAGCCACTTTGGGTTCATCCTGTCGTTAACAACACATGGTGTTGTTCTAACCCCCAACCCTGGCTTAATTTACCTGATGCCACCTCTAGTAAAACACATTTCCTCAACACACAGACTAGTTTCTGCAGGAAGCTAGAGTGGACACCATAAAAACTCAGCATTAGCAGGCCAGTCTTACTCTTAGTTAAATATATAATTGTTtactattaatatcaaacaaatcaggtaagtatgtaattgtcccctgacaaccttcaccctagtctgaggtcctgagtgctctggaacaagttttcatcaaggacctctctgaactttgctccgttcatctttgcctcgatcctgactagtctcccagccccctgccgctgaaaacatccccacagcatgatgctgccaccaccatgcttcaccatagggatggtgccaggtttcctccagatgtgacgtttggcattcaggccaaagagttcaattatGATTTCATCAGATCCGAGAATCTTGTTTgagctctgcggacaattccttcgacctcatggcttagtttttgctctgacatgcactgtcaactgtgggaccttatatagacaggtgtgtgtctttccaaatcatttccaatcaattgaatttaccacaggtggactccaatcaagttgtagaaatatctcaaggataatcaatggaaataggatgcacctgagctcaatttagagtctcacagcaaagggtctgaatacttatgtaaataaggtatttatgttttacatttttaatacatttgccattatgggatattgtgtgtagattgatgaggaaatgtttttattgatacattttagaataaggctgtaacgtaacaaaatgtgtaaaaggggaagggatctgaatactttccgaatgcactttatacTGTATTTTACAACTGATTTCTCTTTttaaaccaacacaaaaacacactaGACTATTTTGTCAACTGAACACAATAGAACACTTTCCAAACACACAAGAAAAAATACAAATTTTATTGACAGAATATGCTCCATGTTGAAGGGTTCATATGACAGTAGGTTCTACCACAGACACAGACTAACTGTACACAAGAGCAGACACTAAGGGCTCGATTCAATGAGCGGTCAAAAATACTCCTTACCTATCAGTTAGAAG harbors:
- the c8g gene encoding complement component C8 gamma chain precursor (The RefSeq protein has 1 substitution compared to this genomic sequence) produces the protein MTRVWQCVTMLMVVCVCLWGLAEAIGGAKSRPRPQRRLPKKPKVNPIDETLPAQNIDIQQMGGPWYLVNAASKCNFLMKNGLKVEATVMTLTPPSFPDTALSVSTTTRLNHQCWEILQAYTITPTPGRLVLNGSRPLLNTDIVIGESDYSSYAVFYYQKQGQLTMKLYGRSKDTLSEAILDKFEDLAEKKGLGLAYVFAFPNYSHCESVDKDHVINCVPIC
- the LOC106578378 gene encoding lipocalin; translated protein: MMLRMMGVLLCAALVACVDVMPQKDFNLEKMAGRWWIVGFATNAQWFVSHKADMKMGTSVMLPTARGDLDLTYTNLNADGTCWRMTHLAKKTDIPGRFTFTSQRWNNENDMRVVAVQYDDFALIHTIKTKDGVPEVLNKLYSRTPEVSTALRQKFMQFSLDTGIISDNIAFLPKNGECTEA